The genomic DNA CGGCTAATGCCATCGCTTCAGCACCAACCGCAATGTGCACACCGGCTAATAGCTGATGAATAATTTTAACGGTTGCGCCTAAGCCAATTTGCTCACCAATGTTGTAAACTTTAGCGGCAGTGGCATCGAGAACGGGTTTTAACATCTCGAAAGCAAGGGCAGAACCCGATGCCATAATGGTCATATCCCCCGTTGCCGCCTTAGCTGCTCCGCCTGATACGGGCGCATCAAGCATGATCAATTGGTGCTGTTGTAATTTTGCCTCGATCTGTTTCGCATCGTCAGCGGAGATAGTGGCAGAAACCATGACGGCGGTATGTGGGTTTAGCGCTTCGGCTAAACCTGAATCAAATAGCACAGCATTAACTTGTTTTGCATTGACCACAAGGATGAGTACGGAATCTAATTGTTTGGCAAAGTCGAGCGGATTACTCGAAACGTCTTTGGCTCCAGCAAGGCTTAACTCTTCTAATGCCGTTGAATTTAAGTCGATACCAAAAACATCTAACCCTGCATTAATACACGATTTAGCCGCGCCCATTCCCATTGAACCTAAGCCAATCACACCTACGGATTTCACTTGATTGCTCATCTTTCACCTGCCGAATAAATGTTAAATAATGTTTATGTTTGTGATTATAGTGGACGGATATATTTAATAACGTGCTTTTTATCACACAATTTAACATATATTAACATTCAAGGTGGTCAGGTATCATAATTAAAGAAGCTTTAACGCTTTATTCAGTCTGTGATGCAGCTATCAACTCATAAGTTCACATTTATTCACATGTGTGTGATTGTTTGATAGACTTTATTCCTAACACATTGAGTGGATGATAAAAAATGATTCCGGCAGAAAGACAAAAAAAGATTTTGACCTTATTAAAAAGCCAAGAAGTGGTCAGTATTTCCGAGTTAGTCGATTTACTTAATGTTTCTCATATGACCATTCGTCGAGATATTGAAAAGTTAGAATCGATAGGGAAAGTCAACTCGGTTTCTGGTGGGGTGCAATTAACCCAAACGCTTCATAGTGAACTTTCTCATGATGTAAAAATCACGCAATTTTCTCTTGAGAAAGAGAAGATAGGGCAAATCGCCTCCAATGCGATTATTCCTAACGCGACGATTTATTTAGATGCGGGTACTACGGCTTTAGAAATTGCTCACCAGATTAGTCAGCGAAATGATTTACTGGTGATCACAAACGATTTTGCAATTGCGGCGTATTTAATGGCTCATTCTGTTAACGATATTTATCATACTGGTGGAAAGGTGGACCGTGAAAATCAGTCTACGGTAGGCTCGAAAGTCGCGGATTTTTTATTAAGTATGAATATTGATATTGCTTTTGTTTCAACCTCTTCATGGAATATGAAAGGGCTTTCTACGCCGAATGAAGACAAAGTGGTGGTAAAACAAGCTATTGCAAAAGCGTCTAAATCAGTTTATTTGATCTCGGATGCGTCAAAATACGGCAAAGTTGCGACATTTCATGCATTAGATATTGAGAGTATAGATACGATCATTACCGATTCGACATTGCCAGAAACGGTGAGATTAGAATTAAAAGAGAAAGGAATAGAAGTATTGAGTGCGTAGTTTCAAGAATAAATAGCCCAAGTAGCTGATTAGAAACTTGGGCTTTATATCATTAACGACTTGATGCCGCTAATCCAATCCCAAAACTAACAAAAACGCCACCACTGATTTTATTTAAAGCGGTACTGCCCTTTTTAGAGGAAAGTTTAGATTTAGCAAAAGAAGCAAATAGGGCATACACTGAATGAATCACGAGTACTAATAGGCTAAACGTCACGGCCAGTAGGATAAACTGCGGTTGATATGCTTGTTTCACGTCAATAAATTGTGGAAAGATGGACATGAAAAAGATCACTGCTTTTGGGTTTGAAATTGATACTAAAAAGCCTTCGATAAAACTCTTTAGCAAAGAACTTTCTTTATTCCTAGCATGTATATGATGGGCACCTTTTCCTCGGAACATTTTGATACCAAGATAAATGAGATAAATGGCGCCTGCAATCTTGATAGCATTAAAAGCCATCGCTGAACTGGCCAAAACGATGCCTAAGCTAGTAGCGGAAATAATGGCGACGAGTAGAATGGCCAAAGCAATCCCCAGTATTCCGGAAAGAGATTTGAGTAAACCTTTTTGAATGGAGTTATTGATTGTGAGTATTACCGCCGGACCTGGCAATAAAATGGTGGCCATGGCGACCCCCACATAAATAAGATAATTATCCACACATTTTCCTTAATAATGTTAACTGAATTTTTCGAAAACTTGCTGTTCGGTAAGGTTTTCTGTTTCATTAGAAAACGCGTAGAAGTTGGGTTTCTTATCAATGAATATTTGCTGTTTGAAAGTAAAGTTCGTTTCTTTTTCAAATAGCCCAACGGGAACCATGTAGTCATCCGTCGGTTTGAGGTGATAGTACAAATGCGTTCCGCAATGTTGACAAAATGCTCTTTCAGCCCATTCAGAAGAATTATACGTTTTAATATGTTCACGCCCAGTGATATTTATGCCTATTTTACAATGCACAC from Vibrio casei includes the following:
- a CDS encoding DeoR/GlpR family DNA-binding transcription regulator produces the protein MIPAERQKKILTLLKSQEVVSISELVDLLNVSHMTIRRDIEKLESIGKVNSVSGGVQLTQTLHSELSHDVKITQFSLEKEKIGQIASNAIIPNATIYLDAGTTALEIAHQISQRNDLLVITNDFAIAAYLMAHSVNDIYHTGGKVDRENQSTVGSKVADFLLSMNIDIAFVSTSSWNMKGLSTPNEDKVVVKQAIAKASKSVYLISDASKYGKVATFHALDIESIDTIITDSTLPETVRLELKEKGIEVLSA
- the ltnD gene encoding L-threonate dehydrogenase, coding for MSNQVKSVGVIGLGSMGMGAAKSCINAGLDVFGIDLNSTALEELSLAGAKDVSSNPLDFAKQLDSVLILVVNAKQVNAVLFDSGLAEALNPHTAVMVSATISADDAKQIEAKLQQHQLIMLDAPVSGGAAKAATGDMTIMASGSALAFEMLKPVLDATAAKVYNIGEQIGLGATVKIIHQLLAGVHIAVGAEAMALAARANIPLDLMYDVVTNAAGNSWMFENRMQHVVDGDYSPKSMVDIFVKDLNLVADTAKELQFPLPLSSTALNMFISASNAGFGKEDDSAVIKIFDGIDLPGVSKDQSKK
- a CDS encoding LysE family translocator, translating into MDNYLIYVGVAMATILLPGPAVILTINNSIQKGLLKSLSGILGIALAILLVAIISATSLGIVLASSAMAFNAIKIAGAIYLIYLGIKMFRGKGAHHIHARNKESSLLKSFIEGFLVSISNPKAVIFFMSIFPQFIDVKQAYQPQFILLAVTFSLLVLVIHSVYALFASFAKSKLSSKKGSTALNKISGGVFVSFGIGLAASSR
- a CDS encoding GFA family protein; its protein translation is MKGTCLCQSVTIESNELNEFEACHCSMCRRWGGGPFLSVHCKIGINITGREHIKTYNSSEWAERAFCQHCGTHLYYHLKPTDDYMVPVGLFEKETNFTFKQQIFIDKKPNFYAFSNETENLTEQQVFEKFS